From the Helianthus annuus cultivar XRQ/B chromosome 17, HanXRQr2.0-SUNRISE, whole genome shotgun sequence genome, the window GAGACCCACTTTAATataaatggggggggggggggtaaagtgtaatttttttaggcaaattggaaataaataatctcaactcactgttattggccaataataatcccaactcatttaatcaccaataataatccgaactattcacttttgtttgtaaaatactcccacattaaaaaaacactaactaggttaaaatattgctgatgtggcttaacaTGTGTGGGCTGACGTGGCTGGTTAACATCTTACCTGTGTATAAAATGATTATCAGCCTCATTTGCACACACAATCGACTGAATTTGCCCAATTtgtagaattagggttttgaaggagAGTGCGATTCTGTGTGCAAATGAGGCTGATAATCATTTTATACACAGGTAAGATGTTAACCAGCCACGTCAGTCCACACATGAtaagccacatcagcaatattttaacctagttagtgtttttttaacgtgggagtattttacaaacaaaagtgaatagttcggattattattggtgattaaatgagttgggattattattggccaataacagtgagttggattatttatttccaatttgcctttttttttataaaaaagtatTAAAAATCTAGATATtttggtgattaatcaaagtatgGTGATTAGGGGTTAATTGCACCATTAAGGTGTAATTAGGGATCTGGAATGTTAATCGACCTTAACTAGTTCACTAAACTAGtagaaattatattttgataCTTTAGGTGCTTTCCGTTTGGTCGTCGGCTAGTTTACGACACTTTTGCGTCGTACCGACGAAGGTTTGTCGCAAGTTGTTATTCCGCCATCAAACGATGCATGAAATGATTTTGAGTCCCAAAATAAGCTTAACTAGTTCGCCATGTCTTCCGTTTGGTTGTTTTGGTGTCGGAAATGTTATTTACTAGCTTGTCGGTTAAAAAACGGACAAGTTGTGGGGGTTGCAACGCAGCACCGAAAGCTTATGTTTCGGACACTCCATTAATATCCTCATATTGTTTTCATGTGTTTGTCATCATTTTTCATAATTCCGGAGTCTCGGAAATGCTAAATTAATAGTTCGGAGGAGTtagaatttttatatttttacctGAACGAACGATTTTGTGATTAGGGCGTTGTACCGGAAAGTTATGTATTTTGCAAGATGTGTTTCCACATTAGTGTTTTCATATATAtttggactcagttatgttattcGTATGTCATTTTTCATCGTTTCGTTTTGTTTCAGCAactttgctggcatgaatagtgtaaccgtgaatagtgcatgcaacactttctaccaacacttttaggataTTGTTTGATTGGTTTTGCGATacgacgaaaaccaacatatgttttagcattgttttcttgtcctaacactaTTATCTAATATACGGCACaattacgtaattaaattacgctaaatgcatgagattatgtaataaaaatagtgattagattgtacggaatgaccggttatttgccatttgtcacaCATCGGGCCAACTACTACATATCTAACATACTAAAGGGTGTTGCCAAAAATTAGTCATCTCGCACCATCGATTCGGTGGCTTAGAAGGTTATTGCCAAAGATCTGTCACCTGATTGGACTGTTTCCCTCTATGGGAATTGTAggatatataaatataaatatgaaATGCAAGAGCTTCGtctttatattaattaaattaaagtACTAATTATTTAAAGATtacataataaataaataaataaaacaaattacataattaatactttaattaataattaacttATATATAGTTGATACATGTTTACTTAAAAAACAAAACTTACTAAGacataattaataaaaataagtaaacaaATTAAAGTACTATAAGTCATCATTCTTAAAATACATGTATCAACTCCTTATATATAAATCAACTGAAATAGCCACATCTATGATCTATCTCATTCTCTACAAACGTTTATACATTTTTCTAATCACTTAACACATTATTTTTACCCATTCAAATATTGATCAACATCAacaataatttatatttataattataataatataaaatataaaatataataattgaGGAGGATAGTCCACCTATAAAACCTGCATCTCCCTCAACTCAAATACATCTAACCCAAATATCTCTAGTTTACGCATTATCTCATAATAAGTATTTTAATAATCACTTAAATAATGCACACACGATTCTCCCCGACACACTTTGCTCAATCCCTTTCCTATCTTTGCAGATCAACCCAACTCCAATAACCTTAAATTTATATATTCTCCATCAATTACTCAAAAAGTTTCAATCTTGACAACAACCCATTAATCTTGCTTACAGGTTCTGTTATGGGTCTTCAAAATTTATTAAAATTGTGGGGTTAGTTTGTTGTCTTGGTGAACATGGGGGTTTTATCTTTTTGTCCCCCAAACTGATTGCACCTTTTTAATTGTGTGTGTTTGAGATCTTGTAGTATGGGTCTCTGCCATTAAAGCTGAAGTCAAGTTTTTTTATGTTGCTGAGTTGATCTTGTTTGTgggtttgtttatttatgtttggaTTGTGTTGATAGAGTTTTGCCTATAAGGTgtttgataaaagtcctcaagaGAGTATGGGATCTGGAAATGAGTTTTTTTCAACTGGTGAGTTTTGTTTGGAAGCTAAGTGGTTGATTGATCCTAAGCTTCTGTTTGTTGGTCCAAAGATTGGAGAGGGTGCACATGCTAAAGTATATGAGGGCAAGTAAGTTGTTTagatttaaaaataataataataataatcctaTTTTGGTTTGTAATTAATTGATGAAATGGATCTCAATTTTGTGTTCTTATTTGGAATTCTTGATCTTTTTTCATGTAAACATTTGAGTTATTCAATTACATAAAAATAATTGTGTTTCTATTGATTGTTTGCGTTAATTCAGATATAAAAACAAGATTGTTGCCATTAAACTTGTGAATAAAGGCGACACGCCTGAGGAGATAGCGAAGACAGAAGGGCGTTTCGTGCGAGAAGTAGCAATGTTATCAAAAGTGCAACACAAGAATTTAGTAAAGGTTGTTTTTCGATCATCAAATGGATAATGTTATATACTTTTATAACATATACTGaacaattatatatatttttttcatatcAGTTTATCGGAGCCTGCAAGGACCCTGTGATGGTCATAGTAACCGAGCTTCTTACCGGTGGAACTTTAAGAAAATACTTGGTGAATATGAGGCCGAACGGGTTGGATACACATGTTGCTATAGGGTTTGCACTTGATATTGCGCGTGCAATGGAGTGTTTACACTCGCATGGAATAATTCACCGGGACTTAAAACCAGGTAAATTTCCGCTTTTTAATTATGTAAATAAATCTTTACAATCGATTAATGTGTTACGTTCGCTATGCTTTATTTTTTCAGAAAACTTGCTGCTTACAGCCGATCACAAATCAGTTAAACTTGCCGATTTTGGTTTGGCAAGAGAAGAATCGTTAACAGAGATGATGACTGCAGAAACCGGAACCTATCGATGGATGGCTCCAGAGGTAATTAGTTACTGCGGTTGACATGTCAAAATAAgtttgggtcaaaacgggttcgatTGGGTTGGCCCCGAAACATTTTTTTTCGTATTTTTCTTATAGACTTATTAAATGGGTTATGTACTAACTATGATTGTAGAAGCTATAGTGGAAGAATCTTTTTTAAATCAACCAATATGTAAGAATTTATATACATTTTGGTCGATTTTTAACACGTTCAATTAATCTGATACGTATCATATTTAGCTACTTTTTTTATTTATCAGTTTATCCTATTCAagataaattataaaaatataacccaaaacaaactcatttttggtctaATGAGTTGAAATTCTGCATGAGAAACTAAAAAAAGTAACGGTGTTTATGAAGCTTTACAGCACGGTAACACTCAGGCAAGGAGAAAAAAAGCATTATAACCACAAAGTCGATGCGTACAGCTTTGCAATTGTATTGTGGGAGCTCATACACAACAAGTTACCATTCGAAGGCATGTCAAACCTACAGGCTGCCTATGCAGCCGCTTTCAAGGTATTTTTCCTCTCAAAAAATGGGCGGGTCAGACACGTTcagtaacgggtcaaaatgggtcggGTCAGATTGGGTCGAGTTAACACTTGAGTATACTTGAAGCGACTTTTAAACCGTTTGACATGTTTCCTATTGGCCGATTTTCACATGTCTTCAGTTTACTTTTTTGACGATTTCTTTTTGCAATACTTTACCTTTGTTTGAAAACGACCGCAACTAAAATACGATTTTGTTACTCATTGATAGAAGGAATATAAGCAACCTCACTCAAATTTCAAATCTTAAAACTCACTCATCATATATAATCATTGAATTAGAATATATTTATACAAAAAAGTGTTGAATTCGCATTCGGAAAACATTTCGGCCGACTAAAACTACCTTCCATGATGATGACCACATGAAAATGGGCCAATAACATCATTGATAAAGTCAATTTGTGGGCCTGGCCCATGTTTTACTGCTCAGATATGGGCCCCTTGTGCTACAATACAACCAACCCTCTTTTAGAAACAGTTAATTGCATTAAAACTACCATTCTTTATAAATTATAATCCATTGATCATAATGTGAATATAAACAATATGATTATCCTCATTATCGTGTTTTGCTCGACAGAATGTGAGACCGAGTGCTGATGACCTTCCTGAAGATTTGGCTCGAATTGTGACATCCTGTTGGCAAGAGGATCCAAACGCGCGGCCAAATTTTACTCAAATTATACAAATGCTTCTGCATTACCTAtcaactaacgcacccgcggccCCCACAGCTATCCCACCTCGGATTTTCACTACCCAAAATGCTGTTTTTTTACCACCGTCTCCTGGTACAAGCACGTTGATTGAAGACAGAAATGAAACGCCGAAAACACCCATGGAAAATAGGCCCAGAGGTCTGTTCTCTTGCTTTTATCAGTGCTGTGGATGAAAGTAGCAAGAACTGGAGGTCAATATGGGAATTTAGGATGTGCTTTTTTGTTAGATCTTATTCGAGAAATATGAATATTTACTCATATGAATTTGAATTTGATTAAAAATGTAGAATAGAAAAGGGGTAGGGTTGATGTGATgtagttgtaaaaaaaatgagGTTGCATCCAAAGCCTCTTTTACTGGCCCCTAAGTTATAATGTACCAACCttttttttctttccttttcttttgaaaaaccacaTTAATAATTGTTTTAACTTGTTGGAATGTTGGTGAAAATGGGTTTTCTACACCAATAATTACaattatatatgtgttgtataaataattatttgtgggtttgtgttctaagTTGTGAGAGCATCATAACGAACAAAACTATATCCAAATGGAGCTAGATAAATGAAATATTGATGCCCGGAGTTGTATGGTTAAAACAACCAAAGATGAGAAACAATGGATTAAGCTTTGTCAACACTAGTGGGAACCCTAAAGGGTGGGGTGCCAAA encodes:
- the LOC110915270 gene encoding serine/threonine-protein kinase STY13; this encodes MGSGNEFFSTGEFCLEAKWLIDPKLLFVGPKIGEGAHAKVYEGKYKNKIVAIKLVNKGDTPEEIAKTEGRFVREVAMLSKVQHKNLVKFIGACKDPVMVIVTELLTGGTLRKYLVNMRPNGLDTHVAIGFALDIARAMECLHSHGIIHRDLKPENLLLTADHKSVKLADFGLAREESLTEMMTAETGTYRWMAPELYSTVTLRQGEKKHYNHKVDAYSFAIVLWELIHNKLPFEGMSNLQAAYAAAFKNVRPSADDLPEDLARIVTSCWQEDPNARPNFTQIIQMLLHYLSTNAPAAPTAIPPRIFTTQNAVFLPPSPGTSTLIEDRNETPKTPMENRPRGLFSCFYQCCG